In Bubalus kerabau isolate K-KA32 ecotype Philippines breed swamp buffalo chromosome 4, PCC_UOA_SB_1v2, whole genome shotgun sequence, one DNA window encodes the following:
- the LOC129651497 gene encoding interferon omega-1-like, with product MAFVLSLLMALVLVSYGPGGSLGCDLSQNHVLVGRQNLRLLGQMRRLSPRFCLQDRKDFAFPQEMVEGGQLQEPQAISVLHEMLQQTFNLFHTERSSAAWDTTLLEQLRTGLHQQLDDLDACLGLVMGEEDSSLGRMGPTLAVKRYFHGIHVYLKEKEYSDCAWEVVKVEIMRSFSSSTSLQERLRMMDGDLSSA from the coding sequence ATGGCCTTCGTGCTCTCTCTACTAATGGCCCTGGTGCTGGTCAGCTACGGCCCAGGAGGATCCCTGGGCTGTGACCTGTCTCAGAACCACGTGCTGGTTGGCAGGCAGAACCTCAGGCTCCTGGGCCAAATGAGGAGACTCTCCCCTCGCTTCTGTCTGCAGGACAGAAAAGACTTTGCTTTCcctcaggagatggtggagggcgGCCAGCTCCAGGAGCCCCAGGCCATCTCTGTGCTCCATGAGATGCTCCAGCAGACCTTCAACCTCTTCCACACAGAGCGGTCCTCTGCTGCCTGGGATACCACCCTCCTGGAGCAGCTCCGCACTGGACTCCATCAGCAGCTGGACGACCTGGATGCCTGCCTGGGCCTGGTGATGGGAGAAGAAGACTCTTCCCTGGGAAGGATGGGCCCCACACTGGCCGTGAAGAGGTACTTCCACGGAATCCATGTCTACCTGAAAGAGAAGGAATACAGCGACTGTGCCTGGGAAGTCGTCAAAGTGGAAATCATGAGATCCTTCTCTTCATCAACCAGCTTGCAAGAAAGGTTAAGAATGATGGATGGAGACCTGAGCTCAGCTTGA
- the LOC129651498 gene encoding interferon omega-1-like, producing the protein MAFVLSLLMALVLVIYGPGGSLGCDLSQNHVLVGRKNLRLLGQMRRLSPRFCLQDRKEFAFPQEMVEGSQLQEAQAFSVLHEMLQQTFNLFHTERASVAWDTTLLEQLHTGLHQQLDDLDACLGHVMGEEDSALGRTGPTLAVKRYFQGIHVYLKEKGYSDCAWEIVRVEIMRSLSSATSLQERL; encoded by the coding sequence ATGGCCTTCGTGCTCTCTCTACTGATGGCCCTGGTGCTGGTCATCTACGGCCCGGGAGGATCTCTGGGCTGTGACCTGTCTCAGAACCATGTGCTGGTTGGCAGGAAGAACCTCAGGCTCCTGGGCCAAATGAGGAGACTCTCCCCTCGCTTCTGTCTGCAAGACAGAAAAGAGTTCGCTTtcccccaggagatggtggagggcaGCCAGCTCCAGGAGGCCCAGGCCTTCTCTGTGCTCCACGAGATGCTCCAGCAGACCTTCAACCTCTTCCACACAGAGCGCGCCTCTGTTGCCTGGGACACCACCCTCCTGGAGCAGCTTCACACTGGACTCCATCAGCAGCTGGATGACCTGGACGCCTGCCTGGGGCACGTGATGGGAGAGGAAGACTCTGCCCTGGGAAGGACAGGCCCCACACTGGCCGTGAAGAGGTACTTCCAGGGCATCCATGTCTACCTGAAAGAGAAGGGATACAGTGACTGCGCCTGGGAAATTGTCAGAGTGGAAATCATGAGATCCTTGTCTTCAGCAACCAGCTTGCAAGAAAGGTTATGA
- the LOC129651499 gene encoding interferon alpha-A-like: MAPAWSLLLALLLLSYNAICSLGCHQPHSHSLANRRVLMLLQQLRRVSPSSCLQDRNDFAFPQEALGGSQLQKAQAISVLHEVTQHTFQLFSTEGSAATWDQSLLDKLRAALDQQLTDLQACLRQEEGLRGAPLLKEDSSLAVRKYFHRLTLYLQEKRHSPCAWEVVRAEVMRAFSSSTNLQESFRRKD; this comes from the coding sequence ATGGCCCCAGCCTGGTCCCTCCtcctggccctgctgctgctcagcTACAACGCCATCTGTTCTCTGGGCTGCCATCAGCCTCACTCCCACAGCCTGGCCAACAGGAGGGTCCTGATGCTCCTGCAACAACTGAGGAGggtctccccttcctcctgcctgcaGGACAGAAATGACTTCGCATTCCCCCAGGAGGCGCTGGGTGGCAGCCAGTTGCAGAAGGCTCAAGCCATCTCTGTGCTCCACGAGGTGACCCAGCACACCTTCCAGCTCTTCAGCACAGAGGGCTCAGCCGCCACGTGGGACCAGAGCCTCCTGGACAAGCTCCGCGCGGCACTGGATCAGCAGCTCACTGACCTGCAAGCCTgtctgaggcaggaggagggccTGCGAGGGGCTCCCCTGCTCAAGGAGGACTCCAGCCTGGCTGTGAGGAAATACTTCCACAGACTCACTCTCTATCTGCAAGAGAAGAGACACAGCCCTTGTGCCTGGGAGGTTGTCAGAGCAGAAGTCATGAGAGCCTTCTCTTCCTCAACAAACTTGCAGGAGAGTTTCAGGAGAAAGGACTGA